A stretch of the Aspergillus puulaauensis MK2 DNA, chromosome 6, nearly complete sequence genome encodes the following:
- a CDS encoding sugar porter family MFS transporter (COG:G;~EggNog:ENOG410PM50;~InterPro:IPR005829,IPR005828,IPR003663,IPR036259, IPR020846;~PFAM:PF00083,PF07690;~TransMembrane:12 (i12-33o53-73i85-103o109-129i141-161o173-196i263-281o301-321i330-352o364-386i398-416o428-447i);~go_component: GO:0016020 - membrane [Evidence IEA];~go_component: GO:0016021 - integral component of membrane [Evidence IEA];~go_function: GO:0022857 - transmembrane transporter activity [Evidence IEA];~go_process: GO:0055085 - transmembrane transport [Evidence IEA]), whose product MAANHLNINAYTWACGLFAAVGSLLYGIDSGIVSTVIAQPEFLDYFAPFTPSIKGAVVSTFGAGTVFGVFFAGWSADALGRKKTIAIGAVIALIAGIIQAATVHVGMLIAGRIVGGFAVGIMNMTIPIYNSEIAPSHKRGLIAGLHAQFVGFGFALANWVGFGCSYATGEFQWRFPLAFQCLPGLVILVGIFWLPYSPRWLLEQDRDDEALAVIKRLHGQNPADDSSVRAEFYQIREQLHFEKTQYVAGWADLFNRSSNRKRLVLAVLVQAFTQLSGINVINYYQTDLYKGLGMEGHNVTLLAGIYGLVGPLANLVCLYYVDTWGRKKTLWITGIAMSLDMALVMGLSGGFVDSDNMVAKGFTIAFIFCFTMIYSLGYNSIHYIYVPEIMSMAIRAKGSSISVVCNVLINIIFNQVSPVAFDNVGYRYYALFVCTNIVGAITVFGYFPETKGKTLEEIGKIFGDDVVVTDLQQVREKIEASEAVERVEEQVEERK is encoded by the exons ATGGCAGCAAACCATCTGAACATCAACGCCTACACCTGGGCCTGCGGTCTTTTTGCGGCG GTTGGCTCCCTATTATATGGTATTGACTCGGGCATTGTATCGACGGTCATCGCCCAGCCAGAGTTTCTGGACTATTTTGCACCATTCACGC CAAGTATCAAAGGAGCCGTCGTGAGCACGTTTGGAGCAGGCACTGTCTTCGGCGTGTTCTTCGCAGGCTGGAGTGCGGATGCCCTGGGCCGAAAGAAGACCATCGCGATCGGAGCGGTGATCGCGCTGATTGCTGGAATAATTCAGGCCGCCACCGTCCACGTTGGCATGCTGATCGCCGGGCGGATCGTGGGCGGGTTTGCTGTTGGCATCATGA ACATGACGATTCCAATCTACAACTCGGAGATCGCTCCGTCACATAAACGCGGTCTGATTGCGGGTCTGCATGCGCAGTTTGTGGGGTTTGGATTTGCTCTTGCAAAT TGGGTAGGGTTTGGGTGCTCGTATGCAACGGGCGAGTTCCAATGGCGGTTTCCCCTTGCATTCC AATGTCTTCCGGGCCTGGTGATTCTCGTGGGTATTTTCTGGCTGCCATATTCGCCCCGCTGGCTGCTCGAACAAGATCGCGACGATGAGGCCCTTGCAGTCATCAAACGCCTCCATGGGCAAAACCCTGCAGACGATTCGTCCGTCCGAGCAGAGTTCTATCAGATACGAGAGCAATTGCATTTCGAAAAGACCCAGTACGTTGCTGGGTGGGCGGACCTCTTCAACCGGTCCAGCAACCGCAAGCGTCTGGTCCTCGCTGTTCTTGTTCAGGCTTTCACGCAGCTATCGGGAATCAATGTAATAAACTACTATCAGACAGACCTTTACAAGGGACTGGGAATGGAAGGGCACAATGTCACATTGCTCGCGGG TATCTATGGCCTGGTCGGACCACTGGCCAACTTGGTCTGTCTGTATTATGTTGACACCTGGGGCCGCAAGAAGACCCTTTGGATTACGGGCATAGCGATGTCGCTTGACATGGCGCTCGTCATGGGTCTCTCAGGCGGGTTCGTGGATAGTGACAACATGGTTGCCAAAGGGTTCACCATTGCGTTCATATTCTGCTTCACGATGAT ATACTCCCTCGGATACAACTCGATTCACTACATTTATGTCCCTGAAATCATGTCGATGGCCATCCGGGCAAAGGGCTCGTCCATTTCGGTCGTCTGCAAcgtcctcatcaacatcatcttTAATCAGGTGTCGCCAGTTGCGTTTGACAACGTCGGGTATAGATACTATGCACTGTTTGTATGTACGAATATTGTAGGGGCGATCACGGTGTTCGGCTACTTCCCGGAGACCAAGGgcaagacgctggaggagatcgGCAAGATCTTTGGGGACGATGTGGTGGTGACTGATCTCCAGCAAGTGCGAGAGAAGATTGAGGCTAGTGAAGCAGTTGAGAGAGTGGAGGAGCAAGTGGAGGAGCGAAAGTGA
- the gprI gene encoding putative cAMP receptor (Car4) (COG:U;~EggNog:ENOG410PUV7;~InterPro:IPR022343,IPR017981;~PFAM:PF11710,PF05462;~TransMembrane:7 (o20-39i51-71o91-110i122-143o163-188i246-270o282-304i);~go_component: GO:0016021 - integral component of membrane [Evidence IEA];~go_function: GO:0004888 - transmembrane signaling receptor activity [Evidence IEA];~go_process: GO:0007166 - cell surface receptor signaling pathway [Evidence IEA]), protein MKLSDYQLHQLSIAGRTASALSLLGVATIFVTFCYSPNFRSPTHRIMLINAFYNLFDFIATMISVSGPLAGDESGLCRFQAFCLQMFPVADVLWTLAMTIDVVLVVFHHYEPEALRRLEKKYFAIITTLTFVPALAFLFVRSVEKGPLYGSVTFWCSISPNWVLFRVIFYYGPIWLVIILVFVLYLVIAREIFKLRHELMLTRNDCLVLSSTASASNGSFVRTQGENDAKSFEIRRHQSGVSLRKFLLMPFLFFLALLTTWVAATINRIYAFRYPGQEPYGLMVSVAALNSLRGFWNGIIFVTMRSKGRR, encoded by the exons ATGAAGCTGTCTGACTACCAGCTGCACCAGCTGTCCATTGCTGGGCGGACGGCCTCTGCGCTGTCGCTCCTGGGCGTGGCCACCATCTTTGTGACCTTTTGCTACTCCCCGAACTTCCGCAGCCCGACGCATCGGATCATGCTCATCAATGCATTCTACAACCTGTTCGACTTTATCGCCACGATGATATCCGTCAGCGGGCCACTTGCCGGGGATGAGTCGGGGCTGTGCCGCTTCCAGGCCTTCTGCCTGCAGAT GTTTCCCGTTGCCGATGTCCTTTGGACGCTCGCCATGACCATCGACGtggtcctcgtcgtcttccacCACTACGAGCCCGAGGCGCTCCGCaggctggagaagaaatACTTTGCAATCATCACGACATTGACCTTCGTTCCGGCACTCGCCTTCCTTTTCGTCCGCAGTGTAGAAAAGGGCCCCTTGTACGGGAGTGTGACG TTCTGGTGCTCGATCTCTCCCAACTGGGTGCTTTTCCGCGTAATATTCTACTATGGGCCGATATG GCTCGTTATTATTCTTGTCTTCGTGCTGTATCTTGTCATCGCTCGCGAGATCTTTAAACTGAGGCATGAGTTGATGCTCACTCGCAACGACTGTCTGGTCCTGTCGTCTACGGCCTCTGCAAGCAATGGTTCTTTCGTACGGACTCAGGGTGAAAATGATGCGAAGAGTTTTGAGA TCCGTCGCCATCAGTCAGGCGTATCACTGCGCAAATTCCTCCTCAtgccttttctcttcttcctcgccctgtTAACGACATGGGTTGCAGCAACAATTAATCGCATCTACGCATTCAGGTACCCTGGGCAGGAACCCTACGGACTTATGGTGAGCGTCGCTGCGCTTAATTCTCTACGAGGGTTCTGGAAcggcatcatcttcgtcacaATGCGCTCGAAAGGGCGGCGATAG
- a CDS encoding uncharacterized protein (COG:E;~EggNog:ENOG410PJ7Z;~InterPro:IPR005829,IPR005828,IPR003663,IPR036259, IPR020846;~PFAM:PF00083,PF07690;~TransMembrane:11 (n26-37c42/43o66-91i98-118o124-144i164-182o188-210i280-301o321-339i346-368o380-402i414-432o444-464i);~go_component: GO:0016020 - membrane [Evidence IEA];~go_component: GO:0016021 - integral component of membrane [Evidence IEA];~go_function: GO:0022857 - transmembrane transporter activity [Evidence IEA];~go_process: GO:0055085 - transmembrane transport [Evidence IEA]) — MGKDTFTLAGREWPKVKWWRMKGMRFVYLTLWAAMITSATNGYDGSLMNGLEALETWNASYNYPTGATLGLLAASMSIGTVVAIPIVPYVADLFGRRFGVVLGCTIMLFGVAMVSIGYKIELFVFGRIILGFGLGIAQECSPLLVTELVHPQHRAVYSTIYNSLWYVGSLIGACVALGTNQIDGSDWSWRVPCLLQGVPSICQLVFIWLVPESPRWLISKGKLDQAKKILAYVHAQGDENDELVNVEFDEIQQTISLEKQLEGNGWSQLWSTPGNRHRSIILISIGFFSQWSGNGIVSYFLPKFLELIGVTNSHTVLTINSILNAINVVSATGICFFVDKFGRRRLFLTSCIGMLLSFTAMTIALGRYPEGPGGEDNNAGNAVIVFIFFYYICYNIGFSGLLVGYSSEILPYSLRAKGLTLMFFCVSLSLFFNQYVNPIAIEDIGWKYCIVYCVWLVFELLVVWKFYIETRNTPLEEIAKYFDGDEAIIGGQAATEKVVELVSAQHGEESEKGPTAYTDVPKS, encoded by the exons ATGGGGAAAGACACTTTTACTCTCGCTGGCCGCGAGTGGCCCAAGGTGAAAtggtggaggatgaagggcATGCGCTTCGTCTATCTCACCCTCTGGGCAGCTATGATTACCTCTGCAACAAACG GTTATGATGGCTCGCTGATGAACGGTCTGGAGGCACTCGAGACCTGGAATGCGT CATACAATTACCCTACAGGAGCAACCCTCGGTCTTCTCGCTGCGTCCATGTCCATCGGCACCGTTGTTGCCATTCCCATTGTGCCCTATGTCGCTGACCTTTTCGGCCGTCGCTTCGGAGTCGTCCTGGGCTGCACGATCATGCTGTTTGGCGTCGCAATGGTCTCAATCGGATACAAGATCGAGCTGTTTGTGTTCGGTCGTATTATCCTGGGATTTGGACTCGGAATTGCACAG GAATGCTCGCCCCTGCTGGTCACCGAGCTCGTCCATCCCCAGCACCGCGCGGTCTACAGCACCATCTACAACTCCTTGTGGTATGTAGGTAGTCTGATCGGTGCATGTGTCGCACTTG GCACGAACCAGATTGATGGAAGCGACTGGTCCTGGCGTGTACCCTGTCTCTTGCAAGGCGTCCCGTCAATTTGCCAACTTGTTTTTATCTG GCTGGTGCCCGAATCGCCTCGCTGGCTGATTTCAAAGGGCAAGCTggaccaggcgaagaagatcctgGCATATGTCCACGCTCAGGGTGACGAGAATGACGAGCTGGTTAATGTAGAGttcgacgagatccagcAAACGATCTCGCTCGAGAAGCAACTCGAGGGCAATGGGTGGTCTCAATTGTGGTCGACGCCTGGCAACCGACACCGGTCCATCATCCTGATCTCTATCGGGTTCTTCTCGCAATGGTCTGGGAACGGAATTGTCTCTTACTTTTTGCCCAAG TTCCTCGAGCTCATCGGAGTAACAAACAGCCACACGGTCCTGACGATCAACTCCATCCTCAACGCTATCAACGTCGTCTCCGCCACTGgcatctgcttcttcgtcgacaaaTTTGGACGTCGCCGCCTCTTCCTGACGTCCTGTATTGGCATGCTTCTGTCCTTCACTGCCATGACCATCGCTCTCGGACGCTACCCCGAAGGCCCCGGCGGCGAAGACAACAATGCCGGAAACGCagtcatcgtcttcatcttcttctactACATCTGCTACAACATCGGATTCAGCGGGCTGCTCGTGGGCTACTCCTCCGAGATCCTCCCCTACAGCCTCCGCGCCAAAGGCCTGACGCTGATGTTCTTCTGCGTGTCGCTCAGTCTCTTTTTCAACCAGTACGTCAACCCGATCGCTATCGAGGACATTGGCTGGAAGTACTGCATTGTGTACTGTGTCTGGCTGGTGTTTGAGCTGCTTGTTGTTTGGAAGTTCTACATCGAGACCAGGAACACgccgctggaggagattgccaAGTActttgatggcgatgaagcaaTTATCGGTGGCCAAGCGGCGACAGAGAAGGTGGTCGAGCTGGTTTCAGCGCAGCATGgggaagagagcgagaagggcCCGACTGCTTATACTGACGTTCCCAAGTCGTAG
- a CDS encoding uncharacterized protein (COG:C;~EggNog:ENOG410PGV2;~InterPro:IPR036188,IPR015904,IPR023753;~go_function: GO:0016491 - oxidoreductase activity [Evidence IEA];~go_process: GO:0055114 - oxidation-reduction process [Evidence IEA]), protein MMRPQLASALRAARSVNRGFATASPVTSAVRNHKVVVIGGGTAGLAISHQLLRSGRFVKDDIAVVDPAIWHHYQPGWTLVGGGVKTREQLRQPLHGLIDPKLKFYNESVGTFSPEENYITLGNSNNINYDHLVVAPGIALDFGSTKGLSEALAAPDSSVSTVYSYDTCASVFPSIEKLQKGSAIFTQPAGVIKCAGAPQKIMWLALDYWKKAGLYNPSNPAASPIKISFATGTPTMFGVPKYSAKLEELRKERGVEGLFQHDLVAIDGKKATFARPNGESNVTREFDLLHVVPKMGPHGFVKNSALANPAGYVDVDDATTRHKKYGNVWSAGDASSLPTSKTAAAVTAEAPVLVQNLLRSIDGKEPDAAYDGYTSCPLTTEYGKVLLAEFKYGGVPKETFGNWFGIDQAIPRKEFYLLKKHFFPWVYYESMLSGKWGGPKGWL, encoded by the coding sequence ATGATGCGCCCTCAATTGGCATCTGCACTTCGGGCTGCCCGTTCAGTTAACCGGGGCTTCGCCACAGCGTCCCCCGTCACCTCAGCGGTGCGCAACCACAAAGTCGTGGTCATTGGCGGAGGCACGGCTGGTCTGGCCATCAGTCATCAGCTGCTGCGCTCCGGTCGTTTTGTCAAAGATGACATTGCCGTTGTTGATCCTGCCATCTGGCATCACTACCAGCCTGGTTGGACGctggtcggtggtggtgtgaAGACCCGAGAGCAGTTGCGCCAGCCGCTCCACGGCCTGATCGACCCCAAGCTCAAGTTCTACAACGAGAGCGTTGGCACATTTTCCCCGGAGGAAAACTACATCACGCTgggcaacagcaacaatatCAACTACGATCATCTCGTTGTTGCTCCGGGTATCGCCCTCGACTTTGGGAGCACCAAGGGCTTGTCTGAGGCGCTGGCAGCCCCGGACTCTTCTGTTTCGACTGTCTACTCATACGATACCTGTGCCAGTGTATTCCCCTCGATTGAGAAACTGCAGAAGGGTTCTGCCATCTTCACCCAGCCCGCCGGTGTCATCAAGTGCGCTGGTGCTCCCCAGAAGATCATGTGGCTCGCGCTCGACTACTGGAAGAAGGCCGGATTGTacaaccccagcaacccTGCTGCTTCACCCATCAAGATCTCGTTCGCTACCGGCACCCCAACCATGTTCGGTGTCCCCAAGTACAGTGCTAAACTTGAGGAGCTACGCAAGGAGCGTGGCGTTGAAGGGCTCTTCCAACATGACCTGGTCGCCATCGATGGTAAGAAGGCCACCTTTGCTCGACCAAACGGAGAATCCAATGTCACCAGGGAATTTGATCTCCTGCACGTTGTGCCAAAGATGGGACCCCACGGGTTTGTCAAGAACAGCGCCCTCGCCAACCCGGCCGGCTATGTCGACGTTGACGACGCTACCACCCGCCACAAGAAGTACGGCAACGTCTGGTCCGCTGGTGACGCATCCAGTCTGCCTACTTCCAAGACGGCCGCTGCAGTCACAGCTGAGGCGcccgtcctcgtccagaacTTGCTCCGCTCCATCGATGGCAAGGAGCCCGACGCGGCATACGATGGGTACACCTCGTGCCCGCTCACGACAGAGTACGGCAAGGTCCTCCTCGCAGAATTCAAGTACGGCGGAGTCCCGAAGGAGACATTCGGCAACTGGTTCGGTATCGACCAGGCGATCCCGCGAAAGGAGTTCTACCTGCTCAAGAAGCACTTCTTCCCGTGGGTGTACTACGAGTCGATGCTGAGTGGCAAGTGGGGAGGACCCAAGGGCTGGCTGTAA
- a CDS encoding sulfurtransferase (COG:V;~EggNog:ENOG410Q2YE;~InterPro:IPR001763,IPR036873;~PFAM:PF00581) codes for MDEIKDVESPYPQMLPSASRFAKCMTELGLHPDDILVVYDTLEVGLYSSPRVAWACRHFGQRDVHVLNNFPRYVRDGFPVATGPLAVLPRCQPDYPVNEQDPREVISYDELHDLVLSNKINEETQIIDARIPGRFSGADPELNPSLRSGHMPSALNVPLASILGEDKVILSPEELKSRFRTAGVDGRRPVILTCNSGVTAAALDLALQLSGYEMERRLYDGSWMEWTRRAEDDLVTVSE; via the coding sequence ATGGACGAGATAAAAGACGTTGAATCTCCATACCCGCAAATGCTGCCATCTGCTTCACGCTTCGCTAAATGCATGACCGAGCTGGGCCTTCATCCGGACGATATCCTGGTGGTCTACGATACACTGGAGGTGGGACTGTACTCCTCGCCTCGCGTGGCATGGGCCTGTCGCCACTTTGGACAGCGAGACGTGCACGTCTTGAACAACTTTCCGCGCTACGTCAGAGACGGATTCCCTGTTGCTACGGGCCCTTTGGCTGTACTTCCCCGTTGTCAGCCGGACTATCCCGTCAACGAGCAAGATCCAAGGGAGGTAATATCCTACGACGAGCTACACGACCTCGTTCTGTCAAACAAGATAAACGAGGAAACCCAGATAATCGACGCTAgaattcccggtcggttTTCCGGAGCTGATCCTGAGCTCAATCCGTCCCTGCGGTCAGGCCACATGCCTTCGGCGCTGAACGTCCCACTGGCGTCGATCCTCGGGGAGGACAAGGTTATACTGTCGCCagaggagctgaagagccGGTTCCGAACGGCAGGAGTAGACGGGCGACGACCTGTGATTCTAACGTGTAATTCCGGTGTGACTGCGGCCGCGTTGGACCTGGCGTTGCAGCTGAGTGGGTATGAGATGGAGCGCAGGCTGTACGATGGGAGCTGGATGGAGTGGACGCGACGCGCAGAGGACGATTTGGTTACAGTTTCTGAATAG
- a CDS encoding uncharacterized protein (COG:S;~EggNog:ENOG410PRR3;~InterPro:IPR036864,IPR001138;~PFAM:PF00172;~go_function: GO:0000981 - DNA-binding transcription factor activity, RNA polymerase II-specific [Evidence IEA];~go_function: GO:0008270 - zinc ion binding [Evidence IEA];~go_process: GO:0006355 - regulation of transcription, DNA-templated [Evidence IEA]): MQSHAASFRMKLSCARCRDRKLKCDRGEPECSRCQASGVQCVYPEKRKARGPPHRTEIHRLDHRLEALEERLKTDSPTTQASSVQPSEIAPNLESEPGHETFLYKMVSGAKDSIESLTNQTRLASKPPLNNAITRLDTALDQLAAPSPRPDKSVVDNRRGYLLSDDVKRYIDTFLDMLLQHFTIFDSFSAVVDPEFLRAMPHIIDSPYAQVDPVMRVIYYSAIYFGQTIGTDGEERLGTRTYYLCLQSVPKWLESAKGTQLDLLAASLVAWMAINNFDYHLAWQFHREACRFGDLLGIHNVDLSPARSPEEEAAKETQRRLHWFLVEIDFLFRVWYDKPRALRCPPTQVRLPAIISPATAQPKRGDCALFILWSRTLFILDDYFNAVETLVERDLVRRIDHYCNQLIELHDDWDLLSVARSLRISQFECWMYAETAITFHSIIITMRRRITPAGQATHPQAVQSARAIISIIHEWSRKDLAPYGERLNTHFLSFYPFCAFFTLYYHILSSTDLGECESDICSLEALVGIITVKSSVRPDFAPIANALGALNDVSRAVHSGRAPAQGLTVVFQGPQPTASLDPGSSDSREQGDAQVPSQPNPGLQPLPPFESMQSLSAGAPLQAENQFDDTFGIPFELQHQIALDWDPETGGNDPARPGTGQTLSEPVDFVRAIESELIWRNWHESWWN, translated from the exons GATCGAGGTGAACCAGAATGCAGCAGATGCCAGGCCAGTGGTGTGCAGTGCGTGTATCCCGAGAAGCGGAAAGCCCGCGGACCGCC ACATAGAACCGAAATCCATCGTCTAGACCACCGGCTGGAGGCTCTGGAGGAACGCCTGAAGACAGACTCGCCTACAACGCAGGCCAGCAGCGTCCAGCCGAGTGAGATAGCTCCAAATCTCGAATCGGAACCAGGACATGAGA ctttcttatataaaatGGTTAGTGGTGCAAAGGACAGCATCGAATCCCTCACGAACCAAACTCGACTGGCCTCGAAGCCCCCGTTAAACAATGCAATCACACGGCTGGACACGGCATTGGACCAGCTGGCTGCTCCGAGCCCTCGTCCGGACAAAAGTGTGGTGGACAACCGCAGAGGCTATCTGCTGTCTGACGATGTAAAACGATATATAGACA CCTTTCTGGATATGCTTCTACAGCATTTCACCATATTTGACTCATTCTCCGCCGTAGTTGATCCCGAATTCCTGAGAGCAATGCCTCATATAATCGACTCCCCATACGCCCAGGTTGACCCCGTAATGCGAGTGATCTACTACAGCGCCATCTACTTTGGCCAGACTATCGGGACCGACGGCGAGGAAAGACTGGGGACCAGAACCTACTACCTGTGTCTTCAGTCGGTGCCCAAATGGCTGGAGTCCGCAAAAGGGACGCAGCTGGACCTTCTTGCTGCCTCTTTGGTT GCGTGGATGGCTATCAACAACTTTGACTACCACCTAGCATGGCAGTTCCACCGCGAGGCCTGTCGATTCGGCGACCTGCTGGGGATTCACAACGTAGACCTAAGCCCGGCTCGCTcgcccgaggaagaggctgcaaaAGAAACGCAGCGGCGACTGCACTGGTTCTTGGTTGAAATCGATTTCCTTTTCAGGGTGTGGTACGACAAGCCCAGGGCTCTCCGGTGTCCACCAACTCAAGTCCGTCTGCCTGCGATCATCTCGCCAGCAACTGCGCAGCCAAAACGTGGTGACTGCGCACTCTTCATCCTGTGGTCGCGGACGCTCTTCATCCTTGACGACTACTTCAACGCCGTCGAGACCCTAGTGGAGAGAGACCTTGTCCGACGGATAGACCACTACTGTAACCAGTTGATAGAGCTTCATGACGACTGGGATCTGTTGTCGGTGGCTAGGTCGCTCAGAATAAGCCAGTTCGAATGCTGGATGTACGCAGAGACCGCCATTACCTTCcacagcatcatcatcactatGCGGCGCAGGATAACGCCAGCAGGCCAGGCAACGCACCCACAGGCAGTCCAGTCTGCTCGGGCAATCATCAGCATCATTCACGAGTGGTCGAGGAAGGATCTCGCACCATACGGAGAGCGTCTTAATACGCA CTTCCTCTCGTTCTATCCGTTCTGCGCTTTCTTCACGCTCTACTACCATATCCTGTCGTCGACCGACCTTGGCGAGTGTGAAAGCGATATCTGCAGTCTGGAGGCTCTCGTGGGAATCATCACAGTTAAATCTTCTGTCCGGCCCGACTTCGCCCCAATTGCGAATGCTCTGGGGGCATTGAATGATGTCTCACGAGCAGTACACTCTGGTCGAGCGCCTGCACAGGGCCTCACGGTGGTCTTCCAGGGGCCGCAGCCTACAGCGAGTCTAGATCCTGGCTCGTCCGACAGTCGTGAGCAAGGTGATGCTCAAGTCCCTTCCCAACCAAACCCGGGTCTCCAGCCTCTTCCGCCATTTGAGTCAATGCAGAGTCTCTCGGCGGGCGCTCCCTTGCAAGCAGAGAACCAATTTGACGACACATTCGGCATTCCCTTTGAGCTTCAACATCAGATCGCCCTTGACTGGGACCCTGAAACCGGGGGGAATGACCCAGCCAGGCCCGGGACTGGCCAGACGCTGTCAGAGCCGGTGGACTTTGTGAGGGCAATCGAGAGCGAACTCATTTGGCGGAACTGGCACGAGAGCTGGTGGAATTGA